Proteins found in one Lycium ferocissimum isolate CSIRO_LF1 chromosome 6, AGI_CSIRO_Lferr_CH_V1, whole genome shotgun sequence genomic segment:
- the LOC132060304 gene encoding uncharacterized protein LOC132060304 isoform X1 translates to MRTRAGSRFETEQHDDEVVRPYMEQLMNGQDYSQAETHDGQSNELRITDTEEQQNDESDTSEKKKVRGPTLLKEIWKLPPGKTIAVQFNSRNQAIKKDGRKLASFLGFVARTPELTPLHIHDWRSFDKDEKKKLVEFVRKKFSIPTRGEEFVIKSIGKKWKDYKCDLKSVYLTKFKTKDVLLKNKPNRIPRDQWTGLVSYWVSEKAKRRSQTNRNNRAKQKMPHTGGSKSIATLMDEKAENGVEPTRAQVFILTHRPRKDGRPLDEESSKTIDMINEKLSNSEGSNEQPPCSVAWEGDVYSQVLGNEKTGYVRGLGLGPTPSVLWCSRSFGNNVEEDSSNEIVKRLEQEVTKLKDINGKQNEELSLVKQNQEKLLSELAWVRKAMSRNAPNELSIHQNINEISDDQVPDANSGHERGQQSPHMLFKGQSVAENIPSSHGHTT, encoded by the exons ATGCGAACTAGAGCTGGAAGCAGATTTGAAACTGAACAACATGATGATGAAGTTGTACGACCTTATATGGAGCAATTGATGAATGGTCAAGACTACTCTCAAGCTGAAACACATGATGGTCAATCTAATGAATTGAGAATAACTGACACTGAGGAGCAACAAAATGATGAATCAG ATACTTCGGAAAAAAAGAAGGTTCGTGGGCCCACATTACTAAAAGAAATTTGGAAGTTGCCTCCAGGGAAGACAATCGCTGTGCAGTTCAATAGTCGTAACCAAGCCATTAAGAAAGATGGTCGCAAGCTTGCAAGCTTTCTAGGATTTGTTGCTAGAACTCCAGAACTAACGCCGTTACATATACATGATTGGAGAAGCTTTGACAAAGACGAAAAGAAGAAATTGGTAGAGTTTGTGAGA aagAAGTTTTCTATCCCAACGCGTGGAGAAGAGTTTGTCATAAAGTCAATAGGAAAGAAATGGAAAGATTACAAATGTGATTTAAAAAGTGTTTATCTGACAAAATTTAAGACCAAAGATGTGTTGTTGAAGAATAAACCGAATCGTATACCAAGGGATCAGTGGACTGGTCTAGTTTCCTATTGGGTTTCAGAAAAAGCTAAG AGGCGCAGCCAAACAAACAGAAACAATAGGGCGAAGCAAAAGATGCCACACACAGGAGGATCAAAAAGTATTGCCACCTTGATGGATGAGAAG GCTGAAAATGGGGTTGAGCCTACACGAGCACAGGTTTTTATATTAACTCATAGACCACGTAAGGATGGTAGACCACTGGATGAGGAGTCTTCAAAGACAATT GACATGATCAATGAAAAGTTGAGTAATAGTGAGGGATCGAATGAGCAACCTCCTTGCTCTGTTGCTTGGGAAGGGGATGTGTATTCCCAAGTGTTGGGAAATGAAAAAACTGGTTATGTTCGTGGTTTAGGACTAGGTCCAACTCCTTCTGTACTATGGTGTAGTAGATCTTttggaaataatgttgaagaGGACTCATCCAATGAGATTGTAAAAAGGTTAGAACAAGAGGTAACAAAGTTAAAGGACATAAACGGAAAACAAAATGAAGAACTGAGTTTGGTGAAACAAAATCAAGAGAAGTTGCTATCTGAATTAGCATGGGTGAGAAAAGCCATGAGTAGAAATGCTCCTAATGAGTTATCTATACATCAGAATATCAATGAAATTTCTGATGACCAG GTTCCCGATGCCAACAGTGGCCATGAACGGGGACAACAATCACCACATATGTTGTTTAAAGGACAGAGTGTTGCTGAAAATATTCCATCTTCTCACG GTCATACAACATGA
- the LOC132060304 gene encoding uncharacterized protein LOC132060304 isoform X2, with protein sequence MRTRAGSRFETEQHDDEVVRPYMEQLMNGQDYSQAETHDGQSNELRITDTEEQQNDESGKTIAVQFNSRNQAIKKDGRKLASFLGFVARTPELTPLHIHDWRSFDKDEKKKLVEFVRKKFSIPTRGEEFVIKSIGKKWKDYKCDLKSVYLTKFKTKDVLLKNKPNRIPRDQWTGLVSYWVSEKAKRRSQTNRNNRAKQKMPHTGGSKSIATLMDEKAENGVEPTRAQVFILTHRPRKDGRPLDEESSKTIDMINEKLSNSEGSNEQPPCSVAWEGDVYSQVLGNEKTGYVRGLGLGPTPSVLWCSRSFGNNVEEDSSNEIVKRLEQEVTKLKDINGKQNEELSLVKQNQEKLLSELAWVRKAMSRNAPNELSIHQNINEISDDQVPDANSGHERGQQSPHMLFKGQSVAENIPSSHGHTT encoded by the exons ATGCGAACTAGAGCTGGAAGCAGATTTGAAACTGAACAACATGATGATGAAGTTGTACGACCTTATATGGAGCAATTGATGAATGGTCAAGACTACTCTCAAGCTGAAACACATGATGGTCAATCTAATGAATTGAGAATAACTGACACTGAGGAGCAACAAAATGATGAATCAG GGAAGACAATCGCTGTGCAGTTCAATAGTCGTAACCAAGCCATTAAGAAAGATGGTCGCAAGCTTGCAAGCTTTCTAGGATTTGTTGCTAGAACTCCAGAACTAACGCCGTTACATATACATGATTGGAGAAGCTTTGACAAAGACGAAAAGAAGAAATTGGTAGAGTTTGTGAGA aagAAGTTTTCTATCCCAACGCGTGGAGAAGAGTTTGTCATAAAGTCAATAGGAAAGAAATGGAAAGATTACAAATGTGATTTAAAAAGTGTTTATCTGACAAAATTTAAGACCAAAGATGTGTTGTTGAAGAATAAACCGAATCGTATACCAAGGGATCAGTGGACTGGTCTAGTTTCCTATTGGGTTTCAGAAAAAGCTAAG AGGCGCAGCCAAACAAACAGAAACAATAGGGCGAAGCAAAAGATGCCACACACAGGAGGATCAAAAAGTATTGCCACCTTGATGGATGAGAAG GCTGAAAATGGGGTTGAGCCTACACGAGCACAGGTTTTTATATTAACTCATAGACCACGTAAGGATGGTAGACCACTGGATGAGGAGTCTTCAAAGACAATT GACATGATCAATGAAAAGTTGAGTAATAGTGAGGGATCGAATGAGCAACCTCCTTGCTCTGTTGCTTGGGAAGGGGATGTGTATTCCCAAGTGTTGGGAAATGAAAAAACTGGTTATGTTCGTGGTTTAGGACTAGGTCCAACTCCTTCTGTACTATGGTGTAGTAGATCTTttggaaataatgttgaagaGGACTCATCCAATGAGATTGTAAAAAGGTTAGAACAAGAGGTAACAAAGTTAAAGGACATAAACGGAAAACAAAATGAAGAACTGAGTTTGGTGAAACAAAATCAAGAGAAGTTGCTATCTGAATTAGCATGGGTGAGAAAAGCCATGAGTAGAAATGCTCCTAATGAGTTATCTATACATCAGAATATCAATGAAATTTCTGATGACCAG GTTCCCGATGCCAACAGTGGCCATGAACGGGGACAACAATCACCACATATGTTGTTTAAAGGACAGAGTGTTGCTGAAAATATTCCATCTTCTCACG GTCATACAACATGA
- the LOC132060304 gene encoding uncharacterized protein LOC132060304 isoform X3 has protein sequence MRTRAGSRFETEQHDDEVVRPYMEQLMNGQDYSQAETHDGQSNELRITDTEEQQNDESDTSEKKKVRGPTLLKEIWKLPPGKTIAVQFNSRNQAIKKDGRKLASFLGFVARTPELTPLHIHDWRSFDKDEKKKLVEFVRKKFSIPTRGEEFVIKSIGKKWKDYKCDLKSVYLTKFKTKDVLLKNKPNRIPRDQWTGLVSYWVSEKAKRRSQTNRNNRAKQKMPHTGGSKSIATLMDEKDMINEKLSNSEGSNEQPPCSVAWEGDVYSQVLGNEKTGYVRGLGLGPTPSVLWCSRSFGNNVEEDSSNEIVKRLEQEVTKLKDINGKQNEELSLVKQNQEKLLSELAWVRKAMSRNAPNELSIHQNINEISDDQVPDANSGHERGQQSPHMLFKGQSVAENIPSSHGHTT, from the exons ATGCGAACTAGAGCTGGAAGCAGATTTGAAACTGAACAACATGATGATGAAGTTGTACGACCTTATATGGAGCAATTGATGAATGGTCAAGACTACTCTCAAGCTGAAACACATGATGGTCAATCTAATGAATTGAGAATAACTGACACTGAGGAGCAACAAAATGATGAATCAG ATACTTCGGAAAAAAAGAAGGTTCGTGGGCCCACATTACTAAAAGAAATTTGGAAGTTGCCTCCAGGGAAGACAATCGCTGTGCAGTTCAATAGTCGTAACCAAGCCATTAAGAAAGATGGTCGCAAGCTTGCAAGCTTTCTAGGATTTGTTGCTAGAACTCCAGAACTAACGCCGTTACATATACATGATTGGAGAAGCTTTGACAAAGACGAAAAGAAGAAATTGGTAGAGTTTGTGAGA aagAAGTTTTCTATCCCAACGCGTGGAGAAGAGTTTGTCATAAAGTCAATAGGAAAGAAATGGAAAGATTACAAATGTGATTTAAAAAGTGTTTATCTGACAAAATTTAAGACCAAAGATGTGTTGTTGAAGAATAAACCGAATCGTATACCAAGGGATCAGTGGACTGGTCTAGTTTCCTATTGGGTTTCAGAAAAAGCTAAG AGGCGCAGCCAAACAAACAGAAACAATAGGGCGAAGCAAAAGATGCCACACACAGGAGGATCAAAAAGTATTGCCACCTTGATGGATGAGAAG GACATGATCAATGAAAAGTTGAGTAATAGTGAGGGATCGAATGAGCAACCTCCTTGCTCTGTTGCTTGGGAAGGGGATGTGTATTCCCAAGTGTTGGGAAATGAAAAAACTGGTTATGTTCGTGGTTTAGGACTAGGTCCAACTCCTTCTGTACTATGGTGTAGTAGATCTTttggaaataatgttgaagaGGACTCATCCAATGAGATTGTAAAAAGGTTAGAACAAGAGGTAACAAAGTTAAAGGACATAAACGGAAAACAAAATGAAGAACTGAGTTTGGTGAAACAAAATCAAGAGAAGTTGCTATCTGAATTAGCATGGGTGAGAAAAGCCATGAGTAGAAATGCTCCTAATGAGTTATCTATACATCAGAATATCAATGAAATTTCTGATGACCAG GTTCCCGATGCCAACAGTGGCCATGAACGGGGACAACAATCACCACATATGTTGTTTAAAGGACAGAGTGTTGCTGAAAATATTCCATCTTCTCACG GTCATACAACATGA
- the LOC132060305 gene encoding uncharacterized protein LOC132060305: MSIEPFNRLVKLAARAFYDDITTKGDNQPKSGRSDNRGIAVVILDALTRRQWVREEDLAKDLKLHTKQLRRTLRFFEEEKLITRDHRKEGAKGAKVYNAAVAATVDGLHGKDGDDKIKMHTHSYCCLDYAQIYDVVRYRLHRMKKKLRDELDNKNTVQEYICPNCGKRYTALDALRLVSPEDEYFHCESCNGELVAESDKIASQGSADGDDNDRRRRREKLEDMLHRVEAQLKPLMDQLARVKDLPAPEFGSLQAWELRANAVARGANGDNANDSKSGQGLGFGGTPMPFVGETKVEVAFSGLEEKGDIKSEVSATPMKVLPPWMIKEGMNLTKEQRGEVKQESNTEGTSAAAGSSDDKKSIETEDVKNIKDEYVKAYYEALFKRQREQEEAAKMLPETSTTDGVYHTSTERQVGMKSKREEEDEGEDIEWEEAPPAGTNTTGALKVDLNVEADASGDDNDEEDDIDWEEG, from the exons ATGAGTATTGAGCCATTCAATAG GTTGGTGAAACTTGCTGCAAGAGCTTTTTATGATGACATTACGACTAAAGGAGACAATCAGCCAAAGTCCGGTAGAAGTGACAATCGAGGAATTGCAGTGGTGATACTAGATGCGCTCACAAG GCGACAATGGGTGAGGGAAGAAGACTTGGCAAAAGACTTGAAGTTGCACACGAAGCAACTACGCCGCACCTTGCGGttctttgaagaagaaaagcTCATCACACGGGACCATAGGAAAGAG GGAGCAAAGGGTGCAAAAGTATACAATGCTGCAGTTGCAGCTACTGTTGATGGCCTGCATGGGAAAGACGGAGATGACAAAATAAAGATGCATACTCATTCCTATTGCTGTCTGGACTATGCACAG ATATATGATGTTGTGAGGTACAGACTGCACCGAATGAAGAAAAAGTTAAGAGATGAGCTGGATAACAAAAACACAGTGCAGGAGTATATATGTCCCAACTGTGGGAAAAG ATATACTGCATTGGATGCATTGCGGTTGGTCTCTCCGGAGGATGAGTATTTCCATTGTGAAAGTTGCAATGGGGAACTAGTGGCAGAGAGCGACAAGATAGCTTCTCAAGGGTCTGCAGATGGGGATGACAATGATAGGAGACGACGTCGTGAGAAATTGGAAGACATGCTTCATAGGGTGGAG GCACAACTCAAACCATTGATGGATCAACTTGCCAGAGTAAAAGATTTACCCGCTCCTGAGTTTGGAAGCCTTCAAGCATGGGAATTGCGAGCCAACGCTGTGGCCCGAGGTGCAAATGGAGATAATGCAAATGACTCAAAGTCAGGACAAGGGCTTGGATTTGGTGGAACACCTATGCCTTTTGTTGGGGAGACAAAG GTTGAAGTTGCTTTCTCTGGTCTTGAGGAAAAAGGAGATATCAAATCTGAGGTTTCAGCTACACCAATGAAAGTTTTGCCTCCATGGATGATAAAGGAGGGAATGAATCTTACAAAGGAGCAGCGTGGAGAGGTCAAGCAAGAGTCGAATACGGAGGGTACTTCTGCTGCAGCGGGATCATCTGATGACAAGAAGTCCATAGAAACTGAGGATGTGAAAAATATAAAG GATGAATATGTTAAGGCATATTACGAGGCTCTATTCAAGCGGCAAAGAGAGCAAGAAGAAGCTGCCAAAATGTTACCAGAAACATCAACTACAGATGGAGTGTATCACACCTCTACTGAGCGCCAAGTTGGCATGAAATCCAAACGCGAAGAGGAGGACGAAGGAGAGGATATCGAATGGGAGGAGGCCCCACCTGCAG GTACTAATACAACTGGAGCTCTCAAGGTAGACTTGAATGTTGAAGCAGATGCTTCGGGAGACGACAACGATGAAGAAGATGACATAGACTGGGAAGAAGGTTGA